In Belonocnema kinseyi isolate 2016_QV_RU_SX_M_011 chromosome 4, B_treatae_v1, whole genome shotgun sequence, a single window of DNA contains:
- the LOC117171414 gene encoding retinol dehydrogenase 12-like yields MVSTLCYIILPVVFIIGLLRKCREYSWGKCRNVKNLNGRIFIVTGANSGIGKETAKELAKRKATVIMACRNVQNVRKAIAEIRTEVTSGELIPMELDLASLKSIREFATQVLHEFSEIHVLINNAGVYVPLKEQAFTENGFEVHFGVNHLGHFLLTYLLLERLKASAPSRVVIVTSKLLESGTIDFSNLNGEKGLATEGRMNPSYCNSKLANAYFGFELAKRMKGTGVCVYMVCPGFTYTGLFRHVKRSWLHYIIFSPIALLYLRTANQGAQTVVHCATNFSASIENGKIYRDCKLYEPKMKLDPEVAVKLWDVSAKLTEISDFDTAGLAS; encoded by the exons ATGGTTTCGACTTTGTGTTATATAATTTTACCGGTAGTTTTTATAATCGGTCTTCTTCGAAAATGCCGAGAATATTCTTGGGGAAAATGCAGGAATGTCAAAAacctaaatggtcgaatttttattGTAACCGGAGCCAATTCGGGAATCGGTAAAGAAACAGCGAAAGAATTGGCAAAGCGAAAAGCGACAGTGATTATGGCTTGCAGAAATGTACAAAATGTTAGGAAAGCTATTGCTGAAATACGGACGGAAGTTACTTCAGGAGAACTG ATCCCAATGGAATTAGATCTTGCTTCTTTGAAGTCAATACGTGAATTTGCTACACAAGTTCTTCACGAATTTTCGGAAATCCACGTTCTAATCAATAATGCTGGAGTGTACGTGCCTCTGAAGGAACAGGCCTTTACAGAAAATGGCTTTGAAGTTCATTTTGGTGTCAATCACCTAGGCCACTTTTTATTAACATATTTACTCTTGGAAAGACTTAAAGCTAGTGCTCCTAGTAG AGTCGTTATCGTGACTTCTAAACTATTAGAATCTGGTACTATtgacttttctaatttaaatggAGAAAAGGGATTAGCAACTGAAGGTCGCATGAACCCAAGCTATTGTAATTCAAAGTTAGCAAACGCATACTTTGGATTTGAACTTGCGAAAAGAATGAAAGGCACCGGAGTTTGCGTGTATATGGTTTGTCCGGGTTTCACTTACACAGGATTATTTAGACACGTTAAACGGAGCTGGCTTCACTACATAATTTTTTCGCCAATTGCTTTACTATACCTGCGTACCGCCAACCAA GGAGCTCAAACAGTTGTGCACTGTGCAACGAATTTCTCTGCGAgtattgaaaatggaaaaatatatcGAGATTGTAAATTGTACGAACCAAAGATGAAGTTGGACCCAGAGGTAGCGGTTAAACTTTGGGATGTCAGTGCAAAGCTTACGGaaatttctgattttgatactGCCGGACTGGCAAGTTGA